A DNA window from Ornithinimicrobium humiphilum contains the following coding sequences:
- a CDS encoding peroxidase-related enzyme (This protein belongs to a clade of uncharacterized proteins related to peroxidases such as the alkylhydroperoxidase AhpD.), giving the protein MSDEADPRISALPLPTRDEVPEGVRRLWDKSREVLGFVPNVFVAQAYNGEQFQAWWAYFNLLVNKEGHLTNAERELLAVVVSGLNRCTYCAVSHGAALRVATGDPVTADLVAVNWRQAGLPEREAALAAYAEKLTLTPAEVTPEDLDALRAVGLDDHQILEAVQVVGMFNMTNRVSTAIAMLPNAEYHSLGREPGA; this is encoded by the coding sequence ATGAGCGACGAGGCCGACCCCCGCATCTCCGCCCTGCCCCTCCCCACCCGGGACGAGGTGCCCGAGGGCGTGCGGCGGTTGTGGGACAAGTCGCGCGAGGTGCTCGGCTTCGTCCCGAACGTCTTCGTCGCCCAGGCCTACAACGGCGAGCAGTTCCAGGCGTGGTGGGCCTACTTCAACCTGCTGGTCAACAAGGAGGGCCACCTGACCAACGCCGAGCGCGAGTTGCTCGCCGTCGTGGTCAGCGGGCTCAACCGCTGCACCTACTGCGCCGTCTCCCACGGCGCCGCGCTGCGCGTCGCCACCGGCGACCCGGTCACCGCCGACCTGGTCGCCGTCAACTGGCGGCAGGCCGGGCTGCCGGAGCGCGAGGCGGCCCTGGCCGCCTACGCCGAGAAGCTCACGCTCACCCCCGCCGAGGTGACGCCGGAGGACCTCGACGCGCTGCGCGCCGTGGGGCTGGACGACCACCAGATCCTCGAGGCGGTCCAGGTCGTCGGGATGTTCAACATGACCAACCGGGTGTCGACGGCGATCGCGATGCTCCCCAACGCCGAGTACCACTCCCTGGGGCGGGAGCCCGGTGCCTGA
- a CDS encoding Fpg/Nei family DNA glycosylase yields the protein MPEGDAVWRTARRLHRALAGQVLEGSDLRVPSLATADLAGRRTLEVVPRGKHLLHRMEGDLTLHSHLRMEGSWRVHPVARRHTFAARHTVRAMVWTSERVAVGDSLGMLDLVRTAEEHRVVGHLGPDLLDPGYDGALALSNVLADPARTVTEALLDQRNVAGMGTIFTAEPLFVHRINPWTPVGEVGADRVAEVLDTARRVLVLSCRTGRTTVTGRADVNADDAWVHGRVGLPCKRCGTTVRLATIGRQPQERVMFYCPTCQGGRAPTDDGSRQTPLGHGRARYA from the coding sequence GTGCCTGAGGGCGACGCGGTATGGCGCACCGCGCGCCGGCTGCACCGGGCGCTCGCGGGGCAGGTGCTCGAGGGCAGCGACCTGCGGGTGCCGTCCCTGGCGACGGCCGACCTGGCGGGTCGCCGCACCCTGGAGGTCGTCCCCCGCGGCAAGCACCTGCTGCACCGGATGGAGGGCGACCTGACGCTGCACAGCCACCTGCGGATGGAGGGATCGTGGCGGGTGCACCCGGTGGCCCGGCGGCACACCTTCGCGGCCCGGCACACGGTGCGGGCGATGGTCTGGACGTCCGAGCGCGTCGCGGTCGGTGACAGCCTCGGGATGCTCGACCTGGTGCGGACCGCCGAGGAGCACCGCGTCGTGGGGCACCTGGGCCCGGACCTGCTCGACCCGGGCTACGACGGGGCCCTGGCGCTGTCCAACGTGCTGGCCGATCCCGCCCGCACCGTCACCGAGGCGCTGCTGGACCAGCGCAACGTCGCGGGGATGGGCACGATCTTCACGGCCGAGCCGCTCTTCGTGCACCGGATCAACCCGTGGACGCCGGTCGGCGAGGTCGGCGCGGACCGGGTCGCCGAGGTGCTCGACACGGCGCGGCGGGTGCTGGTGCTCAGCTGCCGCACGGGGCGGACGACCGTGACCGGACGGGCCGACGTCAACGCCGACGACGCCTGGGTGCACGGTCGGGTCGGGCTGCCGTGCAAGCGGTGCGGCACGACGGTGCGGCTGGCGACCATCGGACGGCAGCCGCAGGAGCGGGTGATGTTCTACTGCCCCACCTGCCAGGGCGGCCGGGCACCGACCGACGACGGGTCGCGGCAGACGCCGCTCGGGCACGGG